A stretch of the Streptomyces ortus genome encodes the following:
- a CDS encoding alcohol dehydrogenase catalytic domain-containing protein, producing the protein MPTSPSSSAPSSAIVFDPRAGLGTREVTLRPAGPGEVEIEVRAAGVCHSDLHIVSGDWPTDRPLVLGHEAAGVVTGVGPGVTSVGPGDHVVLSWFAPCRRCRKCVAGQGWLCTGTKAVANTLPDGTTPFTDADGEAIWPYLGLGAFTDRLVVPETAAVQVPDELPFGIGALLGCSITTGIGAVVNTAGVRPGESAVVIGTGGVGLSVVMGLSLVGADPVVAVDLSPERLAAARKFGATHTLDGARDDVAAWCQDELGGVDYAFEAIGSPKVVETLPAMLTSGGAAVLVGMAATGATGSFDLFDLADQGKRILGCNYGSSVGELDIPKLARLYLAGRLPLDDLVGKVRPLKEAPLAFDDLRSNTGVRTILEP; encoded by the coding sequence GTGCCGACCTCCCCATCCTCGTCCGCGCCCTCCTCCGCCATCGTCTTCGACCCGAGGGCGGGCCTGGGCACGCGCGAGGTCACCCTGCGCCCCGCCGGGCCAGGCGAGGTCGAGATCGAGGTACGCGCCGCCGGTGTGTGCCACTCCGACCTGCACATCGTGTCCGGCGACTGGCCCACCGACCGCCCGCTCGTCCTCGGCCACGAGGCGGCGGGCGTGGTCACCGGGGTCGGACCCGGAGTCACCTCCGTGGGACCCGGCGACCATGTGGTGCTGTCCTGGTTCGCGCCGTGCCGCCGCTGCCGCAAGTGCGTGGCCGGTCAGGGCTGGCTGTGCACCGGTACCAAAGCCGTCGCCAACACCCTCCCCGACGGCACGACCCCCTTCACCGACGCCGACGGCGAGGCCATCTGGCCCTACCTGGGCCTCGGCGCCTTCACCGACCGGCTGGTCGTCCCGGAGACGGCCGCGGTGCAGGTCCCCGACGAACTGCCCTTCGGTATCGGGGCGTTGCTCGGCTGTTCCATCACCACCGGGATCGGCGCGGTCGTGAACACCGCGGGGGTACGGCCCGGCGAGTCCGCCGTCGTCATCGGCACCGGCGGAGTCGGCCTGTCCGTGGTGATGGGCCTGTCCCTGGTCGGCGCCGACCCCGTCGTCGCCGTCGACCTCTCACCCGAACGCCTCGCCGCGGCGCGGAAGTTCGGTGCCACCCACACCCTCGACGGGGCGCGCGACGACGTGGCCGCCTGGTGCCAGGACGAGCTGGGCGGTGTGGACTACGCCTTCGAGGCGATCGGCAGCCCGAAGGTCGTCGAGACGCTGCCGGCCATGCTCACCTCCGGCGGCGCGGCCGTCCTCGTCGGCATGGCGGCCACCGGCGCCACCGGCTCGTTCGACCTCTTCGACCTCGCCGACCAGGGCAAACGCATCCTCGGCTGCAACTACGGTTCCAGCGTCGGCGAGCTGGACATCCCGAAGCTGGCCCGTCTGTACCTCGCCGGGCGTCTGCCGCTGGACGACCTGGTCGGGAAGGTCCGCCCGCTGAAGGAGGCACCGCTCGCGTTCGACGACCTCCGGTCCAACACCGGAGTGCGGACGATCCTCGAACCCTGA
- a CDS encoding DoxX family protein, which translates to MTTSRLGDWLTSRQPFVLGLFRMVLGLLFTTEGAATVFGVLDRKASPTGDWPFWYAGVIELVCGALILLGIVTRGAAFLSSGIMAFAYFTEHQQDGLFPLQNGGLAPVLFCWGFLLIVFFGPGAFALERLTGRERAARPTAEPVTEGSRWRWRWR; encoded by the coding sequence ATGACCACTTCGCGCCTCGGCGACTGGCTGACGTCGCGCCAGCCCTTCGTACTGGGCCTGTTCCGGATGGTTCTCGGCCTGTTGTTCACCACCGAGGGCGCTGCCACGGTCTTCGGGGTGCTGGACCGCAAGGCCAGTCCGACGGGCGACTGGCCCTTCTGGTACGCCGGGGTGATCGAGCTGGTGTGCGGCGCCCTGATCCTTCTCGGGATCGTCACCCGTGGCGCGGCGTTCCTCAGCTCGGGGATCATGGCGTTCGCGTACTTCACGGAGCACCAGCAGGACGGCCTCTTCCCGCTGCAGAACGGCGGGCTGGCCCCGGTGCTCTTCTGCTGGGGATTCCTGCTCATCGTGTTCTTCGGCCCGGGCGCCTTCGCGCTGGAACGCCTGACAGGACGCGAGCGTGCGGCGCGCCCCACCGCCGAGCCGGTGACCGAAGGCTCCCGATGGCGATGGCGATGGCGATGA
- a CDS encoding TetR/AcrR family transcriptional regulator has protein sequence MTSRGHAKRVRKAPAERRHEIVAVAARVGLVEGLECITLRRVADELGVQPGLVGHYFPAADTLVAEAFTAATMADLDTLLPERPDGPGDDTPRAVLRRFFTLMSSTEFDNVSRLWLNARHLSRYRPGLREHVVAQELLWCTRIERAITAGTESGDFVCADPRGAAVRILVAIDGASAYINTSADRRGAPITHLARTVAEAELGLGPGALESAGERS, from the coding sequence ATGACGTCAAGAGGTCACGCCAAGCGGGTCCGCAAGGCTCCCGCGGAGCGCCGCCACGAGATCGTCGCGGTCGCCGCGCGGGTCGGCCTCGTCGAAGGTCTTGAGTGCATCACCCTGCGCAGGGTCGCCGACGAGCTCGGTGTCCAGCCCGGACTCGTCGGCCACTACTTCCCCGCGGCCGACACGCTGGTGGCCGAGGCCTTCACGGCCGCCACCATGGCCGACCTGGACACACTGCTGCCCGAGCGGCCGGACGGGCCCGGCGACGACACTCCGCGAGCGGTCCTGCGGCGCTTCTTCACGCTGATGTCCAGCACCGAGTTCGACAACGTGAGCAGGCTCTGGCTCAACGCCCGGCATCTTTCGCGCTACCGCCCCGGGCTGCGCGAGCACGTCGTGGCGCAGGAGCTGCTGTGGTGCACGCGCATCGAGCGGGCGATCACCGCCGGTACGGAATCGGGGGATTTCGTCTGCGCCGACCCGCGGGGCGCCGCCGTCCGCATCCTGGTGGCGATCGACGGGGCCAGCGCCTACATCAACACCAGCGCCGACCGGCGCGGAGCCCCGATCACGCACCTGGCCAGGACGGTGGCGGAGGCTGAACTGGGCCTGGGGCCGGGGGCGTTGGAGTCGGCGGGCGAACGGTCCTGA
- a CDS encoding CGNR zinc finger domain-containing protein, producing the protein MLDDQALMQALNSTPVVDGRRQDLWRADQELDRWAREHGGLGGDAERRWLRTARDALQAVASATAAETRLAELLAGVHKVPQPSASGIEWHLEAPTERRLAAELVLAWADVEERMPGRLRPCENPECRLFLLDRSRANTARWCSMKTCGNRLKARRHQARTRETSGLE; encoded by the coding sequence GTGCTGGACGACCAGGCCCTGATGCAGGCGCTGAACAGCACCCCTGTCGTGGACGGCCGACGCCAGGACCTGTGGCGTGCCGACCAGGAACTGGACAGGTGGGCGCGGGAGCACGGAGGTCTCGGCGGTGACGCGGAGCGCCGGTGGCTGCGCACCGCCAGGGACGCGCTGCAGGCGGTGGCGTCGGCCACGGCGGCGGAGACCCGGCTGGCCGAGCTCCTCGCGGGCGTCCACAAGGTTCCTCAGCCCAGCGCGTCGGGCATCGAATGGCACTTGGAGGCGCCGACGGAGCGCAGGCTCGCCGCCGAACTCGTCCTCGCGTGGGCGGATGTCGAGGAGCGCATGCCGGGCCGGCTGCGACCGTGCGAGAACCCCGAGTGCCGGCTCTTCCTCCTTGACCGCAGCCGCGCCAACACCGCGCGGTGGTGCTCGATGAAGACCTGCGGGAACCGGCTCAAGGCGCGTCGGCACCAGGCTCGTACACGCGAGACCTCCGGCCTCGAGTAG
- a CDS encoding APC family permease — protein MDDPRTDAGELAEYGYQQELKRTLSAWAVFAIGFATISPVVGIYAVVQLGFVFAGPTWIWAVVVAFLGQLLVAVVYAELSSQFPITGGVYQWVRRLGGPRLGWLVGWIYLASAVASLTTVAYLGASWLHMLTGDGVPSPALHVLLGVVFVAVALGINLLGVNPVKHFLNAGIIAEGVASIAVSLILLLFVRHNGFGILFETLGAQDVSGGSVTAGLLTCLAVAGWAFLGFDATTQVAEETEQPRRSVPRALLRAYLFVAFTVLLTGLAVTLALRRPEDAVSGAITDPVFEAVTQGLGGWSEKPFVVVVLIAFFACAISIQTYIGRAVYAFARDRQLPFSTTLATVGPRQIPYVSLIVTAVLAGLGLLLGLNGNAAATLIAFGSGGFYFVFLAVAVVALAARLGGRWNPAAGQLRLGRTGLVVNVLAVLWLLFEAVNIAWPRTELAPVGGSWMQVWAVVLVFSALFVIGLGYVVVAKPHTKLAPRPATDHPTAEEVKAS, from the coding sequence GTGGACGACCCCCGCACCGACGCCGGTGAACTCGCCGAGTACGGCTATCAGCAGGAGCTGAAACGGACCCTGTCCGCGTGGGCCGTCTTCGCGATCGGGTTCGCGACGATCTCGCCCGTGGTCGGCATCTACGCCGTCGTCCAGCTGGGCTTCGTCTTCGCGGGCCCCACCTGGATCTGGGCGGTCGTCGTCGCCTTCCTCGGCCAGCTGCTGGTCGCCGTGGTCTACGCCGAACTGTCCTCCCAGTTCCCGATCACGGGAGGCGTGTACCAGTGGGTGCGCAGACTGGGCGGCCCACGCCTGGGCTGGCTGGTGGGCTGGATCTACCTCGCCTCGGCCGTCGCCTCCCTGACGACCGTGGCCTACCTGGGCGCGAGCTGGCTCCACATGCTGACCGGCGACGGAGTCCCCTCGCCCGCCCTGCACGTACTCCTCGGCGTGGTCTTCGTCGCCGTGGCCCTCGGCATCAACCTGCTCGGCGTCAACCCCGTGAAGCACTTCCTGAACGCCGGCATCATCGCCGAGGGCGTCGCCTCCATCGCGGTGAGCCTGATCCTCCTGCTCTTCGTGCGGCACAACGGCTTCGGGATACTCTTCGAGACCCTGGGCGCCCAGGACGTCTCGGGCGGATCGGTGACCGCAGGACTGCTGACCTGCCTCGCGGTCGCAGGCTGGGCCTTCCTCGGCTTCGACGCGACCACGCAGGTGGCCGAGGAGACCGAACAGCCCCGCCGCAGCGTGCCGCGTGCCCTGCTGCGCGCCTACCTCTTCGTCGCCTTCACCGTCCTGCTGACCGGCCTCGCCGTGACGCTCGCGCTGCGCCGCCCCGAGGACGCCGTCTCCGGGGCGATCACCGACCCCGTCTTCGAGGCCGTGACCCAGGGGCTCGGCGGCTGGAGCGAGAAGCCGTTCGTCGTCGTCGTGCTGATCGCCTTCTTCGCGTGCGCCATCTCCATCCAGACCTACATCGGCCGCGCCGTCTACGCCTTCGCCCGCGACCGCCAACTGCCCTTCTCCACGACGCTCGCGACCGTCGGCCCCCGCCAGATCCCGTACGTCTCCCTCATCGTCACCGCCGTACTCGCCGGCCTCGGCCTCCTGCTGGGGCTGAACGGGAACGCGGCGGCCACCCTGATCGCGTTCGGCTCGGGCGGTTTCTACTTCGTCTTCCTGGCGGTCGCCGTGGTGGCCCTCGCCGCCCGGCTCGGCGGACGCTGGAACCCCGCCGCCGGACAGCTTCGGCTCGGCCGCACCGGGCTCGTCGTCAATGTACTCGCCGTGCTGTGGCTGCTGTTCGAAGCGGTCAACATCGCCTGGCCGCGCACCGAACTCGCCCCCGTCGGCGGCAGCTGGATGCAGGTCTGGGCCGTGGTCCTGGTCTTCTCCGCCCTCTTCGTCATCGGCCTCGGGTACGTCGTGGTCGCCAAGCCCCACACCAAGCTCGCCCCGCGTCCGGCCACGGACCACCCGACCGCAGAAGAAGTGAAGGCGTCCTGA
- a CDS encoding NAD-dependent succinate-semialdehyde dehydrogenase, which yields MYAVTDPATAEVVETYPTATDSQVTAAVDHAHAAAAWGRSSSVGERTALLRRLGDLHAEHQDELAASIVREMGKPLAEAEGEVGFCTEIYHYYADHAEEFLADEPLDVTSGAGTAVIRRSPVGVLLGIMPWNFPAYQVARFAAPNLAIGNTIVLKHAPQCPATAALLEKLFAEAGFPAGAYVNVYATNEQIADVIADPRVQGVSLTGSERAGSAVAEIAGRHLKKVVLELGGSDPFVVLSTDDLDAVVDSAVAARLDNTGQACNAAKRFVVVEDLYEQFVDRFSARLLAGETGAPLSSVAAAENLARQVDAAVAEGATLHSTGRREGAHFPAGVLTGLTTEDTAARQELFGPVAMVFAATDEDDAIRIANDTPYGLGSYVFTTDPDQAERVADRIEAGMVFVNGVGAEGAELPFGGVKRSGFGRELGRPGIEEFVNKKLIRTVA from the coding sequence ATGTACGCCGTCACCGACCCGGCCACCGCAGAGGTCGTCGAGACCTACCCGACCGCCACCGACTCCCAGGTCACCGCGGCCGTCGACCATGCACACGCCGCTGCCGCGTGGGGCCGCTCCAGTTCGGTCGGTGAGCGGACCGCCCTGCTGCGCAGGCTCGGCGACCTGCACGCCGAGCACCAGGACGAACTGGCCGCGAGCATCGTCCGCGAGATGGGCAAGCCCCTCGCGGAGGCGGAGGGCGAGGTCGGCTTCTGCACCGAGATCTACCACTACTACGCCGACCACGCCGAGGAGTTCCTCGCCGACGAACCGCTCGACGTGACGTCCGGCGCGGGCACCGCCGTCATCCGGCGCAGCCCGGTGGGTGTCCTGCTCGGCATCATGCCGTGGAACTTCCCCGCCTACCAGGTCGCCCGATTCGCCGCCCCGAACCTGGCGATCGGCAACACCATCGTCCTCAAGCACGCCCCGCAGTGCCCCGCCACCGCCGCCCTGCTGGAGAAGCTGTTCGCCGAGGCGGGCTTCCCGGCCGGAGCTTACGTCAACGTGTACGCCACCAACGAGCAGATCGCCGACGTGATCGCCGACCCGCGCGTCCAGGGCGTCTCGCTCACCGGTTCCGAGCGCGCGGGCTCCGCCGTCGCCGAGATCGCCGGCCGCCACCTCAAGAAGGTCGTCCTCGAACTCGGCGGCTCCGACCCCTTCGTCGTCCTGTCCACCGACGACCTCGACGCGGTCGTCGACTCCGCCGTGGCCGCCCGGCTCGACAACACCGGCCAGGCCTGCAACGCGGCCAAACGCTTCGTGGTCGTCGAGGACCTGTACGAGCAGTTCGTCGACAGGTTCAGCGCCCGGCTCCTCGCCGGAGAGACCGGCGCGCCCCTGTCGTCCGTGGCCGCCGCCGAGAACCTCGCCCGGCAGGTGGACGCGGCCGTCGCCGAGGGCGCGACCCTGCACAGCACCGGCCGCCGCGAGGGGGCGCACTTCCCGGCCGGTGTCCTCACCGGACTCACCACCGAGGACACCGCCGCCCGCCAGGAACTCTTCGGCCCGGTCGCCATGGTCTTCGCGGCCACCGACGAGGACGACGCGATCCGCATCGCCAACGACACGCCGTACGGCCTCGGCTCCTACGTCTTCACCACCGACCCCGACCAGGCGGAGCGCGTCGCCGACCGGATCGAGGCCGGCATGGTCTTCGTCAACGGTGTCGGCGCGGAGGGCGCCGAACTGCCCTTTGGCGGCGTCAAGCGCTCGGGC
- a CDS encoding glycoside hydrolase family 1 protein, with translation MTHSTTRFPDGFLWGASTAAHQIEGNNVNSDWWRKEHDPAAGIAEPSLDACDSYHRWEQDMDLLAELGFTDYRFSIEWARIEPVRGIFSRAEIAHYRRMVEGALARGLRPMVTLHHFTVPQWFEDFGGWTADGAVELFARYVEECAPVIADGVRHVCTINEPNMIAVMAGLAKTGNQGFPPAGLPTPDEETTRAVIAAHHAAVKAVRAAHPDIQVGWTIANQVYQALPGAEQVTADYRHPREDVFIEAARGDDWIGVQSYTRTKIAETGPVPAPDDVERTLTQWEYYPAAVGYALRHTAEVIGDGTPLIVTENGIAASDDSRRVDYYIGALVEVAAAIEDGLNVRGYLAWSALDNYEWGSFEPTFGLIAVDPHTFERTAKPSAVWLGGLGRDRVLPRTAA, from the coding sequence ATGACGCACTCCACCACCCGCTTCCCCGACGGCTTCCTGTGGGGCGCCTCCACCGCCGCCCACCAGATCGAGGGCAACAACGTCAACAGCGACTGGTGGCGCAAGGAGCACGACCCCGCCGCCGGGATCGCCGAGCCCAGCCTGGACGCCTGCGACAGCTATCACCGCTGGGAGCAGGACATGGACCTGCTCGCCGAACTGGGCTTCACCGACTACCGGTTCAGCATCGAGTGGGCCCGCATCGAACCGGTCCGCGGCATCTTCTCCCGCGCCGAGATCGCCCACTACCGCCGCATGGTCGAAGGCGCCCTCGCCCGCGGTCTGCGCCCGATGGTCACCCTGCACCACTTCACCGTCCCGCAGTGGTTCGAGGACTTCGGCGGCTGGACGGCCGACGGCGCCGTCGAACTCTTCGCGCGGTACGTCGAGGAGTGCGCGCCCGTCATCGCCGACGGTGTCCGGCACGTGTGCACCATCAACGAGCCCAACATGATCGCTGTCATGGCCGGCCTCGCGAAGACCGGGAACCAGGGCTTCCCGCCCGCCGGACTGCCGACTCCCGACGAGGAGACCACCCGCGCGGTCATCGCCGCCCACCACGCGGCCGTCAAGGCCGTCCGTGCCGCGCACCCCGACATCCAGGTCGGCTGGACCATCGCCAACCAGGTCTACCAGGCCCTGCCCGGCGCCGAGCAGGTCACCGCCGACTACCGGCACCCCCGCGAGGACGTCTTCATCGAGGCCGCCCGCGGCGACGACTGGATCGGCGTGCAGTCCTACACTCGTACCAAGATCGCTGAGACCGGTCCCGTACCGGCGCCCGACGACGTCGAGCGCACCCTCACGCAGTGGGAGTACTACCCGGCCGCTGTGGGGTACGCCCTGCGCCACACCGCCGAGGTCATCGGCGACGGCACCCCGCTGATCGTCACCGAGAACGGCATCGCCGCCTCGGACGACAGCCGTCGCGTCGACTACTACATCGGCGCCCTCGTCGAGGTCGCCGCCGCGATCGAGGACGGCCTGAACGTGCGGGGCTACCTTGCGTGGAGCGCCCTCGACAACTATGAATGGGGCTCGTTCGAGCCGACCTTCGGACTCATCGCTGTGGACCCGCACACCTTCGAGCGCACGGCCAAGCCGTCCGCCGTATGGCTCGGTGGCCTCGGCCGCGACCGCGTCCTGCCCCGGACCGCGGCCTGA
- a CDS encoding alpha/beta fold hydrolase, with translation MAEIRHQYATVRGHRVFYREAGPREAPTLVLLHGFPTSSRMFRHLIPALADRFHIIAPDHLGFGNSDAPSADAFTYTFDSLTDITEALLEQLGVTRYAVYVQDYGAPIGWRLALRAPDAVTAVITQNGNAYEDGFVPEFWKPVRAYWDNPGPETEPAVRAALSFDAIRWQYLHGVDRPELVDPDTWTTDHREVNRPGNDLVQLALFGDYASNPPLYPELHAYFRERRVPLLAVWGAGDEIFGPAGARAFARDLPDAEIHLIPGGGHFLLESHLDTVAGYIRGFLTATG, from the coding sequence ATGGCCGAGATCCGCCATCAGTACGCGACAGTGCGGGGACACCGCGTCTTCTACCGCGAGGCGGGCCCCCGCGAGGCGCCCACCCTCGTCCTGCTGCACGGGTTCCCCACCAGTTCCCGTATGTTCCGCCACCTCATTCCCGCACTGGCCGACCGGTTCCACATCATCGCTCCGGACCACCTGGGCTTCGGCAACTCCGACGCACCGTCGGCGGACGCGTTCACCTACACCTTCGACTCCCTGACCGACATCACCGAAGCCCTGCTGGAGCAGCTCGGCGTCACCCGCTATGCCGTGTACGTGCAGGACTACGGCGCACCCATCGGGTGGCGGCTGGCCCTGCGCGCCCCGGACGCGGTCACCGCGGTGATCACCCAGAACGGAAACGCCTACGAGGACGGATTCGTGCCGGAGTTCTGGAAGCCCGTGCGGGCGTACTGGGACAACCCCGGGCCGGAGACCGAGCCCGCCGTACGGGCCGCCCTCTCGTTCGACGCCATCCGCTGGCAGTACCTGCACGGAGTGGACAGGCCCGAGCTGGTCGATCCCGACACCTGGACCACCGACCACCGTGAGGTCAACCGGCCGGGCAACGACCTCGTGCAGCTCGCCCTGTTCGGCGACTACGCCAGTAACCCGCCCCTCTACCCCGAGCTGCACGCCTACTTCCGGGAGCGCCGGGTGCCGCTCCTCGCGGTCTGGGGCGCGGGCGACGAGATCTTCGGCCCGGCCGGGGCCCGCGCCTTCGCCCGGGACCTGCCGGACGCGGAGATCCATCTGATACCGGGCGGCGGTCACTTCCTGCTCGAAAGCCACCTGGACACCGTGGCCGGTTACATCCGCGGGTTCCTGACCGCCACCGGCTGA
- a CDS encoding glucoamylase family protein, whose product MNRRSFLTAAATTAAATCATSLTGTAHAAPAGRSDADHRLLRDWFVATHRSMEAMTTELGLAADKIDVSGSGTPVPSAQTSPTNIGCGLWSTVAAAGLGVISATTMRRRLARTITAVERLERAHGFWFNWYDAHDGSLLTAWPETGDPVRPFLSSVDNAWLVTGLRIAADAAPELRPRVAALLADADWSYYYTPYDPADPVAGPGQLRGGFWPDKPGKGEPTGHHYGALNTEPRMASYLGIADGSLPTDHYWHLLRTMLPGMGQEQEPRGEYVEIDGVRVWEGHYTYRGRDLVPTWGGSMFEALMVPLFVPESEWSPRSWGTTHRRYVRSHIEHGLIEEKLGYWGFSPASIPADGYREYGVDAIGMQEDGYNSLGVVTPHASFLALPQAPTEALSNLRALDRAFGAYDDRYGYRDSVDVTTGRVSDYVLALDQGMITAAIAQHLRPGLLQRPFRTAGFASRVRPLLRKERFSI is encoded by the coding sequence ATGAACCGTCGTAGCTTCCTGACCGCCGCAGCGACCACCGCTGCCGCCACCTGTGCCACCTCCCTCACCGGGACGGCCCACGCCGCCCCCGCCGGGCGATCCGACGCCGACCACCGACTGCTGCGCGACTGGTTCGTCGCGACCCACCGCTCGATGGAGGCCATGACGACCGAACTCGGCCTGGCCGCCGACAAGATCGACGTCAGCGGGAGCGGGACGCCGGTACCCTCCGCGCAGACCTCGCCGACCAACATCGGCTGCGGCCTGTGGTCCACCGTCGCCGCCGCCGGACTCGGCGTCATCTCCGCCACCACCATGCGCCGTCGGCTGGCCCGCACCATCACCGCCGTGGAACGCCTGGAACGCGCACACGGCTTCTGGTTCAACTGGTACGACGCACACGACGGTTCCCTGCTGACGGCCTGGCCGGAGACCGGCGACCCCGTGCGGCCGTTCCTGTCGAGCGTCGACAACGCGTGGCTGGTGACCGGTCTGCGGATCGCCGCGGACGCCGCCCCCGAACTGCGCCCCCGCGTCGCCGCCCTCCTCGCCGACGCCGACTGGTCGTACTACTACACGCCCTACGACCCAGCCGACCCCGTCGCCGGACCCGGGCAGCTGCGCGGCGGCTTCTGGCCGGACAAGCCCGGCAAGGGCGAGCCCACGGGCCACCACTACGGCGCCCTCAACACCGAACCCCGTATGGCCAGTTACCTCGGTATCGCCGACGGCTCGCTGCCCACCGACCACTACTGGCACCTGCTCCGCACCATGCTTCCGGGCATGGGCCAGGAACAGGAACCGCGGGGCGAGTACGTCGAGATCGACGGCGTACGCGTGTGGGAGGGCCACTACACCTACCGCGGCCGGGACCTCGTCCCCACCTGGGGCGGCTCGATGTTCGAGGCGCTGATGGTCCCGCTGTTCGTGCCCGAGTCCGAGTGGTCCCCGCGCTCCTGGGGCACCACCCACCGGCGTTACGTCCGCAGTCACATCGAACACGGCCTGATCGAGGAGAAGTTGGGTTACTGGGGCTTCTCCCCGGCCTCCATACCCGCCGACGGCTACCGGGAGTACGGCGTCGACGCCATCGGTATGCAGGAGGACGGCTACAACTCCCTGGGCGTCGTCACCCCGCACGCCTCCTTCCTCGCCCTGCCCCAGGCTCCGACGGAGGCCCTCTCCAACCTCCGCGCCCTGGACCGTGCCTTCGGTGCCTACGACGACCGCTACGGCTACCGCGACTCGGTCGACGTGACGACCGGCCGTGTGAGCGACTACGTACTCGCCCTGGACCAGGGCATGATCACCGCGGCCATCGCCCAGCATCTGCGTCCCGGCCTGCTCCAGAGGCCGTTCCGCACGGCGGGCTTCGCCTCCCGGGTGCGTCCGCTGCTGCGCAAGGAGCGGTTCTCGATCTAG
- a CDS encoding NAD-dependent epimerase/dehydratase family protein gives MSPEDLDTAPRDHGPVLVTGGTGLVGSHSIARLVREGYRTRVTVREPGQEAGVLAALRRAGVDPAGRLEFAVADLGSDAGWGAALDGVRHVLHHASPFPVRPPETEDELIRPAREGALRVIAAAREAGVPRVVMTSSYAAVGYTLKPDDHYAETDWTDPDTEGLPAYHKSKVLAERAAWDYARAHDDIELTVINPTGIFGPTLGDRPSGSVGLVKSMLTGQLPVVPVMYFGVVDVRDVVDLHLRAMLRPKAAGERFIAVSGSSISFFEMAGILRRHFPAAADLLPATELTVEQVRETARTDPALRDAATLRGRVPVISNEKARTVLGWRPREVTETIVATADSLIRGGLTLPTGDSHRP, from the coding sequence ATGAGCCCAGAAGATCTCGATACCGCCCCCCGGGACCACGGCCCCGTACTCGTCACCGGCGGCACGGGACTCGTCGGCAGCCACTCGATCGCCCGGCTGGTGCGCGAGGGGTACCGGACCCGGGTGACCGTTCGGGAGCCGGGTCAGGAGGCCGGGGTGCTGGCAGCGCTGCGGCGGGCGGGGGTCGATCCGGCGGGCCGCCTGGAGTTCGCCGTCGCGGACCTCGGCTCCGACGCGGGGTGGGGAGCGGCCCTGGACGGCGTCCGCCACGTACTGCACCACGCCTCGCCCTTCCCGGTCAGGCCGCCGGAGACGGAGGACGAACTGATCCGGCCCGCTCGCGAGGGTGCGCTGCGGGTCATCGCGGCGGCCCGGGAGGCCGGTGTGCCGCGCGTCGTGATGACGTCCTCCTACGCCGCGGTCGGGTACACGCTGAAGCCCGACGACCACTACGCGGAGACGGACTGGACCGACCCCGACACGGAGGGCCTGCCCGCCTACCACAAGTCGAAGGTCCTGGCCGAGCGCGCCGCCTGGGACTACGCCCGCGCCCACGACGACATCGAACTGACCGTCATCAACCCCACCGGTATCTTCGGCCCCACGCTCGGGGACCGGCCGTCCGGCTCCGTCGGCCTGGTCAAAAGCATGCTGACCGGGCAGCTGCCGGTGGTGCCGGTCATGTACTTCGGCGTCGTGGACGTACGGGACGTCGTGGACCTGCATCTGCGCGCCATGCTGCGCCCCAAGGCGGCGGGGGAACGCTTCATCGCCGTCAGCGGGTCGTCGATCAGCTTCTTCGAGATGGCGGGGATCCTGCGCCGGCACTTCCCCGCCGCGGCGGATCTGCTGCCCGCCACGGAACTGACCGTCGAGCAGGTGCGCGAGACGGCGAGGACCGATCCTGCGCTGCGGGACGCCGCGACCCTGCGGGGCCGCGTCCCTGTCATCAGCAACGAGAAGGCCCGTACGGTCCTGGGCTGGCGGCCCAGGGAGGTCACCGAGACGATCGTGGCGACGGCGGACAGCCTGATCAGGGGCGGCCTGACCCTGCCGACGGGCGACAGCCACCGCCCCTGA
- a CDS encoding MerR family transcriptional regulator codes for MSATTQQAADLTIQEMARRSGFAESTLRYYEKIGLLGPVARDESSGHRRYGPATADRVEALSCLRSAGMTVSGMRRYLDLLTQGDSAAAEQRDLFAGQAEVLAADIEQLQLRLTYLRRKADLWDARVRGDATAEKQAADEVLDVMKQFRFRL; via the coding sequence ATGTCAGCGACCACACAGCAAGCCGCGGACCTGACCATCCAGGAGATGGCCCGGCGATCGGGCTTCGCCGAGTCCACGCTCCGCTACTACGAGAAGATCGGCCTCCTGGGCCCGGTCGCCCGCGACGAGTCCAGTGGCCATCGCCGGTACGGGCCCGCGACCGCCGACCGTGTGGAGGCGCTGTCGTGCCTGCGTTCGGCCGGGATGACGGTCAGCGGGATGCGGCGCTATCTGGACCTGCTCACCCAAGGGGACTCCGCCGCGGCCGAGCAGCGGGATCTGTTCGCCGGGCAGGCCGAGGTGCTGGCCGCCGACATCGAACAGCTTCAGCTGCGCCTGACGTATCTGCGCCGCAAGGCGGACCTGTGGGACGCCCGGGTCCGCGGGGACGCCACGGCCGAGAAGCAGGCGGCCGACGAGGTCCTGGACGTGATGAAGCAATTCCGATTCCGGCTCTGA